A stretch of Candidatus Hinthialibacter antarcticus DNA encodes these proteins:
- a CDS encoding Gfo/Idh/MocA family oxidoreductase: MLSKLARRSFVKTGSASLATSMLSFNNPLPVDSAPKKIRIGVVGGGFGCSFQWREHPDCIVEAVSDLRADRLQRLVETYKCQKTYPSLEELVKDPKIDAVAIFTDAPLHVPHVIECMKHGKHCISAVPAACATMEQADQLYETVKTHRLTYMMAETSYFQQFTISARKFYQDGLFGNLYYCESEYQHDGLDHLFHYNGERTWRYGYAPMHYPTHCTAHLVGVTGERLTEVVCHGWGDDDQALKDNAYGNPFWNESAMFKTSRDNAFRVNIWWKGAHRGCERAEWIGDRMSFYAPHQNGIGSVIVRRGKQTETDDAGFTRNLPNFENYEQIEWWKTDMLPEPMRHNSGHDGSHTFLTHEFIEALTQDRPPAVDVVEALSYTVPGIMAHQSALEGGTRKTIKQYEPIAAN, from the coding sequence CATTCGTAAAGACAGGATCAGCATCACTCGCCACATCAATGCTTTCATTCAATAACCCGCTGCCAGTCGACAGCGCACCAAAGAAAATTCGAATCGGCGTTGTGGGCGGCGGCTTCGGATGCAGTTTTCAATGGCGCGAACATCCTGATTGCATCGTCGAAGCCGTCAGCGATTTGCGAGCAGACCGCCTGCAACGGCTTGTGGAAACCTACAAGTGCCAAAAGACGTATCCCTCGCTTGAAGAGTTGGTGAAAGACCCAAAGATTGATGCGGTCGCTATATTCACCGATGCGCCATTGCATGTTCCTCACGTTATTGAATGTATGAAGCATGGCAAGCATTGCATCTCAGCCGTGCCCGCCGCTTGCGCAACCATGGAACAAGCAGACCAATTATATGAAACCGTCAAAACCCACCGTCTGACCTACATGATGGCTGAAACGAGCTATTTCCAGCAATTTACGATCTCCGCGCGAAAGTTTTATCAGGACGGTCTATTTGGAAATTTGTATTATTGCGAATCTGAATATCAGCATGACGGCCTGGATCATCTTTTTCACTACAATGGCGAACGTACATGGCGCTATGGCTACGCGCCCATGCACTACCCCACTCATTGCACCGCTCATCTCGTCGGCGTAACCGGCGAGCGATTGACCGAAGTCGTTTGCCACGGCTGGGGCGATGATGACCAAGCGCTCAAAGATAATGCATACGGCAATCCGTTCTGGAACGAATCAGCCATGTTCAAAACGAGTCGAGACAACGCGTTTCGAGTGAACATCTGGTGGAAAGGCGCCCACCGCGGCTGCGAACGCGCAGAATGGATCGGAGACCGGATGAGTTTTTACGCGCCGCATCAAAATGGAATCGGTTCTGTCATTGTCCGTCGCGGAAAACAAACCGAAACAGACGATGCGGGCTTTACGCGCAACCTGCCCAATTTTGAAAACTATGAGCAGATCGAATGGTGGAAAACCGACATGCTGCCCGAACCGATGCGGCATAACAGCGGTCACGACGGGTCGCATACTTTTTTGACGCACGAGTTCATCGAGGCTTTAACGCAAGACCGTCCGCCTGCCGTCGATGTTGTCGAAGCGCTGTCGTATACCGTACCGGGGATCATGGCCCATCAATCAGCCCTTGAAGGCGGAACCCGGAAAACGATCAAGCAATACGAGCCAATCGCAGCCAATTGA